One Chryseobacterium sp. StRB126 genomic region harbors:
- the sucD gene encoding succinate--CoA ligase subunit alpha, which produces MSILVNKDSKVIVQGFTGNEGTFHAGQMIEYGTNVVGGVTPGKGGSEHLGKPVFNTVADAVEKAGANVSIIFVPPAFAADAIMEAAEAGIKVIVCITEGIPVADMVKVKSYIADRDCRLIGPNCPGIITSEEAKIGIMPGFVFKKGKVGIVSKSGTLTYEAADQVVRAGYGISTAIGIGGDPIIGTTTREALELFINDPETEAVVMIGEIGGGLEAEAARWYKASGSTKPVVGFIAGQTAPKGRTMGHAGAIVGGAEDTAQAKMEIMRENGINVVDSPADIGATVAKILG; this is translated from the coding sequence ATGTCAATTTTAGTAAACAAAGATTCTAAAGTAATTGTACAAGGATTTACAGGGAACGAAGGTACTTTCCATGCTGGGCAGATGATTGAATACGGAACAAACGTAGTAGGTGGTGTTACTCCAGGAAAAGGAGGAAGCGAGCACTTAGGAAAGCCAGTATTCAATACAGTAGCTGACGCTGTTGAAAAAGCAGGAGCAAACGTAAGTATTATTTTCGTACCACCGGCATTTGCAGCAGACGCTATCATGGAAGCTGCTGAAGCAGGGATTAAAGTAATTGTATGTATTACTGAAGGTATTCCTGTAGCTGATATGGTAAAAGTAAAATCTTATATTGCTGACAGAGACTGCAGATTAATCGGACCAAACTGCCCTGGAATCATTACTTCTGAAGAAGCTAAAATTGGTATTATGCCAGGTTTTGTTTTCAAAAAAGGTAAAGTAGGTATTGTTTCAAAATCAGGTACCCTTACTTACGAAGCTGCTGATCAGGTAGTAAGAGCAGGTTACGGTATCTCTACAGCGATCGGTATTGGTGGTGACCCAATTATTGGAACTACTACAAGAGAAGCGTTGGAATTATTCATCAACGATCCTGAAACTGAAGCTGTTGTAATGATTGGTGAAATTGGTGGTGGATTAGAAGCTGAAGCTGCTAGATGGTATAAAGCTAGTGGATCTACTAAGCCGGTTGTAGGATTTATCGCTGGACAAACAGCTCCAAAAGGAAGAACAATGGGACACGCTGGTGCTATTGTAGGTGGTGCAGAAGATACAGCTCAGGCAAAAATGGAAATCATGAGAGAGAATGGTATCAACGTTGTTGATTCCCCTGCTGATATCGGTGCTACTGTTGCTAAGATTCTAGGATAA
- a CDS encoding porin family protein, with protein sequence MKKLLLASALTLSALSFAQVQWKNTRFGLTAGLNYSRVSNAHNPSGPRYTFQGGALALIPVGKANQFYIQPEVLYYGGGETGKDSDAKNMDGYNAVYANNYLSVPLYFKGYFSEAESEFFGLLGPRFNFLLSQNVKDVPANRPYYDPDVTDPSQPSGVNGKANSFNWGIGLGVGYSYKRQLEVALKYDLGLGDTYPGLKKETKGTDKKKSEQVIALTLSYIFK encoded by the coding sequence ATGAAAAAACTTTTATTAGCCTCAGCTTTAACCCTTTCTGCTTTATCCTTTGCACAAGTGCAGTGGAAGAATACAAGATTCGGACTTACAGCGGGATTAAACTATTCCAGAGTATCTAATGCCCACAATCCTTCAGGCCCAAGATACACCTTTCAAGGTGGAGCTTTGGCTTTAATTCCCGTAGGAAAGGCAAACCAGTTTTACATTCAGCCCGAAGTTCTATACTATGGAGGCGGAGAAACAGGTAAAGATAGTGATGCTAAGAATATGGATGGTTATAATGCAGTATATGCTAATAACTATCTGAGTGTACCTCTTTATTTCAAAGGGTACTTTTCAGAAGCAGAATCTGAATTCTTTGGACTATTGGGACCTAGATTTAACTTTTTGCTGAGCCAAAATGTTAAAGATGTTCCTGCAAACAGACCTTATTATGATCCGGATGTTACTGATCCTTCACAGCCTTCAGGAGTAAATGGAAAAGCAAACAGTTTTAACTGGGGCATAGGATTAGGAGTAGGATATAGCTATAAGAGACAACTTGAAGTAGCTTTAAAATATGACTTAGGTCTTGGGGATACTTATCCTGGCCTTAAAAAAGAAACCAAAGGTACTGATAAGAAAAAGTCTGAACAGGTGATAGCTCTTACCTTAAGCTATATATTCAAATAA
- a CDS encoding ABC transporter permease encodes MKNIFLITKREFLTQVKKKSFIILTLLAPVMIIAFGAVIGLMFKANESHSIIEVVDKSGLFINQLKSNDKLNYVFVSAADENSKINNLKGNESLDGILILPELKGQNYEELETGARLVINSKMGFDTKQKIVSDITNVVKKEKIKQLGIQETQLNDLDKSFSLKTINVADNNKEDSDLTFGVKSGLSMVLMYVTFMFIIIYGVRVMRSVLEEKNNRVVEIIISSVKPFELMMGKILGVTLVALTQFLIWITMSVIGALVLNTGFSPLQQNVPGANEQIANKLDMAQLATQISHSLLELNFPLIIFVFIVFFLLGYIFYSSIYAAIGSAVDNETETQQFTLFAILPLTLGMYGSFSLMNNPDGPMGFWLSIIPFTSPVAMIARIPFGVPAWQIALSIVLLLATTVFMIFLAGKIYRVGILMYGNKATLKELWKWIKG; translated from the coding sequence ATGAAAAATATTTTTTTAATTACCAAGAGGGAGTTTCTTACACAGGTTAAGAAAAAATCCTTTATCATATTAACCTTATTGGCACCTGTTATGATTATTGCCTTTGGTGCAGTGATCGGATTAATGTTTAAAGCCAATGAATCGCACAGTATTATTGAGGTTGTTGACAAAAGTGGTTTATTCATCAATCAATTAAAGTCTAATGACAAACTGAACTACGTATTCGTTTCTGCGGCAGATGAAAATTCCAAAATCAACAATTTAAAAGGGAACGAATCTCTGGACGGAATTTTAATTTTGCCAGAATTAAAAGGCCAGAATTACGAAGAGCTTGAAACGGGGGCCAGACTGGTTATCAATAGTAAAATGGGCTTTGATACCAAACAAAAAATTGTCTCCGACATTACCAATGTTGTTAAAAAAGAGAAAATCAAACAATTGGGAATCCAGGAAACTCAATTGAATGATCTTGATAAAAGTTTCAGCCTGAAGACCATAAATGTTGCAGATAACAACAAAGAGGATTCTGACCTTACTTTTGGCGTTAAATCAGGACTTAGTATGGTTTTGATGTATGTTACCTTCATGTTTATTATTATCTATGGAGTAAGAGTAATGCGAAGCGTTCTGGAGGAAAAGAACAACCGTGTTGTAGAGATTATTATTTCTTCTGTAAAACCCTTTGAGCTGATGATGGGTAAAATCCTTGGAGTGACCCTGGTTGCTCTTACCCAGTTTCTGATCTGGATTACCATGTCTGTGATTGGGGCTTTGGTTTTAAATACCGGATTCTCTCCTCTTCAACAGAATGTTCCGGGCGCCAATGAGCAAATTGCAAATAAACTGGATATGGCACAACTTGCAACTCAGATTTCCCACAGTTTATTGGAACTGAATTTCCCGCTGATTATTTTTGTGTTCATTGTTTTCTTCCTTTTAGGATATATTTTCTACAGTTCCATTTATGCAGCTATTGGATCTGCAGTGGATAATGAAACGGAAACTCAGCAGTTCACTTTATTTGCGATCTTACCATTAACCCTGGGAATGTATGGAAGCTTCTCATTAATGAATAATCCTGATGGTCCAATGGGCTTCTGGTTATCTATTATTCCATTTACATCACCGGTAGCCATGATTGCCAGAATACCTTTCGGAGTTCCTGCATGGCAGATTGCTTTATCTATTGTGTTATTATTGGCGACCACTGTCTTTATGATATTCCTTGCCGGAAAAATCTATCGTGTAGGAATTTTGATGTATGGAAATAAGGCTACATTAAAGGAGCTTTGGAAGTGGATTAAAGGCTAG
- a CDS encoding ABC transporter ATP-binding protein, producing the protein MLKAEHIRKTYNTGKKVALDDFSIHVPKGSIYGLLGPNGAGKTSFIRIINQITQADSGEILINGQKLNPSHIKDIGYMPEERGLYKNMSVGDQILYFGELKGMSKNDALNEAKKWFDKLNIDQWWKKKLSELSKGMAQKIQFVVTVLHRPHLLILDEPFSGFDPVNANLIKDQIIDLKNNGTTIILSTHRMESVEEMCDYVALINNSKKIIDGRVFDVREKFKKNIFGITLSEVNNEQLESFRNKYEIFNFSNENSLVSFDLKNEADQNNILLDLVHVGKVRSFDERIPSMNEVFINAVSNHS; encoded by the coding sequence ATGCTAAAAGCTGAACATATTAGAAAGACCTATAATACCGGAAAAAAGGTCGCATTGGATGATTTCAGCATCCATGTTCCTAAAGGAAGTATTTACGGACTTTTAGGGCCCAACGGAGCCGGAAAAACTTCATTTATCCGTATCATTAACCAAATTACCCAGGCAGACTCCGGAGAGATCCTAATTAATGGACAAAAGTTAAACCCAAGCCACATCAAAGATATCGGTTATATGCCTGAAGAAAGAGGGCTGTACAAGAATATGAGTGTAGGTGACCAGATCCTTTATTTCGGGGAATTGAAAGGGATGAGTAAAAATGACGCTCTGAATGAAGCAAAAAAATGGTTTGACAAACTGAACATCGATCAATGGTGGAAGAAAAAACTTTCCGAATTGTCTAAAGGAATGGCTCAAAAAATTCAGTTTGTGGTAACAGTACTTCACAGACCTCATCTTTTAATCCTTGATGAGCCTTTCTCAGGTTTTGACCCTGTAAATGCTAACTTAATCAAAGACCAGATTATTGATCTTAAGAATAACGGAACCACAATCATTCTTTCTACCCACAGAATGGAAAGTGTAGAAGAAATGTGTGACTATGTGGCATTGATTAACAACTCCAAAAAGATTATTGATGGAAGAGTTTTTGATGTAAGAGAAAAATTCAAGAAAAATATTTTTGGAATTACCCTTTCTGAAGTCAACAATGAACAGCTGGAAAGCTTCCGAAATAAATATGAAATCTTCAACTTTTCCAACGAAAACAGCCTGGTGTCTTTTGACCTGAAAAATGAAGCGGATCAGAATAATATCCTTCTTGATCTTGTGCATGTAGGGAAGGTAAGATCATTTGACGAAAGAATTCCTAGTATGAATGAAGTGTTTATTAACGCTGTAAGTAACCATTCTTAA
- the lpxD gene encoding UDP-3-O-(3-hydroxymyristoyl)glucosamine N-acyltransferase, with protein MEFTASQIASFIDGKIIGDENALITGVSPIENGESGHLSFIAQDRFSHFLDTSRCSVIIVSEKLLNKNSYNPTLIVVKDAYLSFQVLMNLYQEMRGRKEGIEDGSSIHDSAIIGDQVYIGAFTYVSEKARIGDGSQIYPHVYIGKGVKIGKNCKIDSGARIYDYCIIGDNCVIHSNTVVGGDGFGFQPTAEGFKKIPQLGNVIIEEDVEIGSNCSIDRATIGSTIIGKGTKIDNLIQIAHNVKIGQNNVIAAQAGIAGSTTIGDWNQIGGQVGIVGHIKIGNQVKIQAQSGVNSSVNDRETLYGSPAISYNDYLRSYVHFRNLPGIVNRINNLENNSKDNTNE; from the coding sequence ATGGAATTCACAGCTTCGCAAATTGCAAGTTTTATTGACGGAAAAATAATAGGTGATGAAAATGCACTTATTACAGGGGTTTCTCCAATTGAAAATGGAGAATCAGGGCATCTTTCTTTTATAGCACAAGATCGATTTTCTCATTTTTTAGATACCTCAAGATGCTCCGTAATCATCGTTTCGGAAAAACTTCTGAATAAAAACAGTTATAACCCTACCTTAATTGTAGTAAAAGATGCCTATTTATCTTTTCAGGTTCTGATGAACTTATATCAGGAGATGAGAGGAAGAAAAGAAGGTATTGAAGATGGTTCATCCATCCATGATTCAGCTATAATAGGGGATCAGGTTTATATAGGAGCATTTACATATGTTTCCGAGAAGGCTAGAATTGGTGATGGGTCACAAATTTATCCACATGTATATATTGGTAAAGGTGTAAAAATTGGTAAAAACTGTAAAATTGACAGTGGAGCCAGAATTTACGATTACTGTATCATTGGAGATAACTGTGTTATTCACTCCAATACTGTAGTAGGAGGGGATGGTTTCGGGTTTCAGCCCACTGCTGAGGGATTCAAAAAAATTCCACAGCTTGGAAACGTAATCATTGAAGAAGATGTAGAAATTGGATCAAACTGTAGTATTGACAGAGCAACAATTGGCTCTACTATCATTGGAAAAGGAACAAAAATCGATAATTTGATTCAGATTGCCCATAATGTGAAAATAGGACAGAATAATGTAATTGCAGCACAAGCCGGAATTGCAGGTTCTACTACAATCGGAGACTGGAATCAAATTGGAGGTCAGGTAGGAATTGTTGGACATATCAAAATCGGAAATCAGGTGAAGATTCAGGCTCAGAGTGGCGTGAATTCAAGTGTTAACGATAGAGAAACTTTATATGGTTCACCGGCAATCAGCTACAATGACTATTTAAGAAGCTATGTTCATTTCAGAAATTTACCTGGAATAGTCAACAGAATAAATAATCTTGAGAATAACTCAAAAGATAATACTAATGAGTGA
- a CDS encoding HD domain-containing protein: protein MQNKLKIINDPVHGFIKIPHEILFDIIEHPYFQRLRRIGQTGLLNLIFPGATHTRFHHALGAMHLMFTALETLKQKGVKISEEEEKGAMLAILMHDIGHGPFSHALENMLMDDWHHEKLSLLLMNKLNEEFNGQLSMAIEMFQGKYHRKFFNQLISSQLDVDRLDYLKRDSFFTGVSEGNINTQRIISMMNVCEEGELVIDAKGIYSIENFLTARMFMYWQVYYHKTSALAEFLLVKILERAKYLISQGIELPATENLKYFLYRGKSAATDEDIERFTSLDDNDVIQAMKEWQNSDDFVLSYWCKSVIQRNLPKTIISSHPFDGKIIEEKIKITNEFFGIDNGKELIHEIKRKLLPYDTEKQPIYLLQKNGKRMKLHESEDQLLSGLMVNKTTRYILMFPRDISRLDS, encoded by the coding sequence ATGCAGAATAAGCTAAAAATTATCAACGATCCTGTTCATGGATTTATCAAAATTCCTCACGAAATTTTATTTGATATTATTGAACATCCCTACTTTCAAAGATTAAGAAGGATTGGCCAGACCGGTCTTTTGAACCTGATTTTTCCGGGAGCTACCCATACAAGGTTTCATCATGCCCTGGGAGCGATGCATTTGATGTTTACAGCTTTGGAAACCTTAAAGCAAAAAGGAGTTAAAATTTCTGAGGAAGAGGAAAAAGGAGCTATGTTGGCTATTTTAATGCATGATATTGGGCATGGACCATTTTCTCATGCTTTGGAGAATATGCTGATGGACGACTGGCATCACGAAAAACTGTCTTTATTACTGATGAATAAACTGAACGAAGAATTTAACGGTCAGTTATCTATGGCTATTGAAATGTTTCAAGGGAAATACCACAGAAAATTCTTTAATCAGCTGATATCATCTCAATTGGATGTAGATAGGTTGGATTATCTGAAAAGAGATAGCTTTTTTACAGGAGTATCAGAAGGAAATATTAATACCCAAAGAATTATTTCCATGATGAATGTATGTGAAGAAGGGGAGCTGGTGATTGATGCAAAAGGAATTTACTCTATAGAAAATTTTTTAACAGCCAGAATGTTCATGTACTGGCAGGTGTATTATCATAAAACATCTGCGTTGGCAGAATTTCTGTTGGTGAAAATTCTTGAAAGAGCAAAATATTTAATTTCTCAGGGAATTGAACTTCCGGCAACAGAGAATCTGAAATATTTTTTATACCGCGGAAAGAGTGCTGCAACAGATGAAGACATAGAAAGGTTTACCAGTTTAGATGATAATGATGTGATTCAGGCTATGAAAGAGTGGCAGAATTCTGATGATTTCGTTTTATCCTATTGGTGTAAAAGTGTTATCCAAAGAAACCTTCCGAAGACTATTATCTCATCGCACCCTTTTGATGGGAAGATTATTGAAGAAAAAATAAAAATTACCAATGAATTTTTTGGAATTGATAACGGGAAAGAATTGATTCATGAAATAAAAAGAAAACTTTTACCTTACGATACAGAAAAGCAGCCGATTTATTTATTGCAGAAAAATGGGAAAAGAATGAAGCTTCATGAGTCAGAAGATCAGCTTTTATCAGGGTTGATGGTAAATAAAACCACTCGTTATATTCTTATGTTTCCAAGGGATATCTCTCGTTTGGATTCTTAA
- a CDS encoding LpxD N-terminal domain-containing protein, which translates to MRFHSPQKLKTIANLIGSRFVGPEDFEVLGSNEIHMVKPGEIVFVNHPKYYDKALNSAATIILIDKEVDCPEGKALLISDDPFRDFNKINTHFTRIYNFTEELHDAEIGEGTRIHSSAVIGNNVKIGKNTLIFPNVVIGDRTVIGDNVVIQSNTVLGGDAFYYRKLDGNFDRLISVGNVVIENNVEIGNGCTIDRGVTDSTVVGEGSVLDNQIQIGHDTIIGKKCLIASQVGIAGCCVIGDGVTLWGQVGIASGNKIESGSVLLGKTGVNRDLEKGTYIGMFAEDFKTYLKKEVKLRNLK; encoded by the coding sequence ATGAGATTCCATTCTCCGCAAAAGCTTAAAACGATTGCCAATTTGATTGGCTCCAGATTTGTTGGTCCTGAGGATTTTGAAGTATTGGGTTCCAATGAAATTCATATGGTAAAACCGGGCGAGATTGTGTTTGTGAATCATCCCAAATACTACGATAAGGCACTGAACTCTGCCGCTACCATTATTTTGATTGATAAGGAAGTAGATTGCCCTGAAGGTAAGGCGCTTCTGATTTCGGATGATCCTTTCAGAGATTTTAATAAAATCAATACTCACTTTACAAGAATTTATAATTTCACAGAAGAACTTCATGATGCTGAAATTGGTGAGGGAACAAGAATTCACTCCTCTGCAGTAATCGGAAACAATGTGAAAATTGGAAAAAATACTTTAATTTTCCCGAATGTAGTGATTGGTGATAGAACTGTTATCGGAGATAATGTAGTAATTCAGTCTAATACGGTGTTAGGAGGTGACGCTTTCTATTACAGGAAATTGGATGGAAATTTTGACCGTTTGATTTCAGTCGGAAATGTTGTGATCGAAAATAACGTGGAAATAGGAAATGGATGCACTATAGACAGAGGTGTTACAGATTCTACAGTGGTTGGAGAAGGTTCTGTTTTAGACAATCAGATTCAGATAGGGCATGACACTATAATCGGGAAGAAATGTTTAATAGCTTCTCAGGTTGGAATTGCGGGATGTTGTGTGATTGGAGATGGAGTAACCCTATGGGGACAGGTGGGTATTGCTTCAGGAAATAAAATTGAGAGCGGATCTGTACTTTTAGGGAAAACCGGAGTGAACAGAGACCTTGAAAAAGGTACCTATATCGGAATGTTTGCTGAAGATTTCAAGACTTATCTGAAAAAAGAAGTAAAACTGAGAAATCTCAAATAA
- a CDS encoding bifunctional UDP-3-O-[3-hydroxymyristoyl] N-acetylglucosamine deacetylase/3-hydroxyacyl-ACP dehydratase encodes MSDMQKTLQEEVTLSGIGLHTGKEVKLTIKPAKENTGFVFVRTDLEGHPQVEADVNYVVATERGTTLEKLGVKITTCEHLLAALVGCDIDNAVLEMDASEPPILDGSSKYFVEAIESVGVVDQNVAREYLVVKEVLTYSDPATGSEITIIPSDTYEVTTMVDFGTKVLGTQNATLKNISEFKDEISSARTFSFLHELEMLLDHGLIKGGDISNAIVYVDKDLTPETTEKLKKAFGKDNVSIRPNGILDNLNLNYPNEAARHKLLDVIGDLALAGVKIKGKVIANKPGHFVNTQFAKKLNRQWKLQKKKNVPDFDLTKEPVFDINGIMKLMPHRPPFLLIDKVLELSDSHVVGLKNVTMNEPFFVGHFPKEPVMPGVLQVEALAQTGGILVLASVPDPENYSTYFIKIDKVKFKRKVIPGDTLIFKIELIEPIRRGIVHMQGYGYVGDTVAVEAELMAQVAKNKVD; translated from the coding sequence ATGAGTGATATGCAAAAAACGCTTCAGGAAGAGGTAACTCTTTCTGGAATAGGCCTTCATACTGGTAAAGAAGTAAAACTTACCATCAAACCCGCAAAGGAGAATACGGGATTTGTATTTGTAAGAACCGATTTAGAGGGACATCCTCAGGTTGAAGCTGATGTTAATTATGTAGTAGCAACAGAGAGAGGGACAACATTAGAAAAGCTTGGCGTAAAAATTACTACCTGTGAGCATCTTTTAGCTGCTTTAGTGGGTTGTGACATAGACAATGCAGTGTTGGAAATGGATGCTTCTGAGCCGCCTATTTTAGATGGATCTTCAAAATATTTTGTAGAAGCTATCGAAAGTGTAGGAGTAGTAGACCAGAATGTTGCCAGAGAATATTTGGTGGTAAAAGAAGTTCTTACCTACAGTGATCCGGCTACGGGTTCGGAAATCACCATTATTCCTTCAGATACTTACGAAGTAACTACTATGGTAGATTTTGGAACTAAAGTCTTAGGAACTCAAAATGCTACCCTTAAAAATATTTCCGAATTTAAAGATGAAATCTCTTCAGCAAGAACATTCAGTTTCTTACATGAATTGGAAATGCTTTTAGATCATGGATTAATCAAAGGAGGCGATATCTCTAATGCGATCGTTTATGTAGATAAGGATCTTACTCCTGAAACAACAGAAAAATTGAAAAAAGCCTTTGGTAAGGATAATGTATCCATCAGACCAAATGGTATTCTTGACAATCTTAACTTAAATTACCCGAACGAAGCGGCAAGACACAAATTATTAGATGTAATTGGCGATTTAGCTTTAGCAGGAGTGAAAATTAAAGGTAAGGTAATTGCCAACAAACCAGGTCATTTTGTAAATACTCAATTTGCAAAAAAATTAAACCGCCAGTGGAAATTGCAGAAAAAGAAAAACGTTCCGGATTTTGATTTAACAAAAGAACCGGTATTCGATATCAACGGAATCATGAAGCTTATGCCTCACAGACCTCCGTTCTTATTAATTGATAAAGTTCTTGAACTTTCAGACTCTCATGTAGTAGGGTTAAAAAATGTAACAATGAATGAGCCTTTCTTCGTTGGGCATTTCCCAAAGGAGCCTGTCATGCCTGGAGTACTTCAAGTAGAAGCATTAGCTCAGACAGGAGGTATTCTTGTATTGGCAAGCGTTCCTGATCCTGAAAACTATTCTACCTATTTTATCAAGATTGATAAAGTAAAATTCAAGAGAAAAGTAATTCCGGGAGATACCCTTATATTCAAAATTGAATTGATAGAGCCTATAAGAAGAGGTATTGTACACATGCAGGGGTACGGATATGTAGGAGACACAGTGGCAGTAGAAGCAGAGCTTATGGCTCAAGTTGCAAAAAATAAAGTTGATTAA
- the efp gene encoding elongation factor P, producing MATSNDIRKGLCIEFSNDIFKVIEFLHVKPGKGPAFVRTKLKSVTNGKVLDNTFSAGHKIEEVKVITRKFQYLYDDENGFHFMNNDDFSQLYLNKEMIENSNLMKAGEEVTIILKEADETPLSAELPQSVYLDVIEADPGVKGNTATNALKNAIVETGARVMVPLFIEPGDKIKVSTEDGSYLERVKE from the coding sequence ATGGCAACAAGTAACGATATTAGAAAAGGTCTTTGCATCGAATTTAGCAATGATATTTTTAAAGTAATTGAGTTTCTTCATGTAAAACCAGGAAAAGGACCTGCTTTCGTAAGAACAAAATTAAAATCTGTGACAAACGGAAAAGTATTAGATAATACATTCTCTGCAGGCCACAAAATTGAGGAAGTAAAAGTAATCACAAGAAAGTTCCAATATCTTTATGATGATGAGAACGGATTCCACTTCATGAATAACGATGATTTTTCTCAGCTATATTTAAATAAAGAAATGATTGAAAACTCAAACTTGATGAAAGCAGGTGAAGAAGTAACAATCATTTTGAAAGAAGCAGATGAAACTCCACTTTCTGCTGAACTTCCACAGTCTGTATACCTGGATGTTATTGAAGCTGATCCGGGTGTAAAAGGAAATACAGCTACCAATGCTCTTAAAAACGCAATCGTTGAAACAGGAGCACGAGTAATGGTTCCTTTGTTCATTGAACCGGGAGACAAAATTAAAGTAAGCACCGAAGACGGTAGTTACTTAGAAAGAGTAAAAGAATAA
- the lpxA gene encoding acyl-ACP--UDP-N-acetylglucosamine O-acyltransferase — MIHQLAAVDKRAKISKNVIVEPFTTIAGDVEIGEGTWIGPNVTIMDGARIGKDCKIFPGTVISAIPQDLKFDGEDTRTIIGDHTTLRECVTVNRGTKALGYTKVGSNCLIMATSHVAHDCIIGDNVIIANGCGIAGHVEIGDFTVMGGLSAVQQFGKIGKHTMISGGSLIRKDVPPYVKVARDPISYAGINSVGLRRRGFSNEKIFEIQKIYRAIFQMKMNVSQALAYIEKEMLPTAERDEILQFIQNSPRGIVKGYGTGKDSN; from the coding sequence ATGATTCATCAATTAGCAGCCGTAGATAAACGTGCGAAAATCAGCAAAAATGTAATTGTAGAACCATTTACTACAATTGCAGGGGATGTAGAAATTGGAGAAGGAACATGGATTGGTCCAAATGTTACCATCATGGATGGAGCAAGAATAGGAAAAGATTGTAAGATTTTTCCCGGGACTGTAATTTCTGCAATTCCTCAGGACTTAAAGTTCGATGGTGAAGATACACGAACCATTATTGGAGATCATACTACTTTAAGAGAATGTGTAACAGTAAATAGAGGAACAAAAGCTTTAGGTTATACCAAAGTAGGAAGCAACTGCCTTATTATGGCTACTTCCCACGTTGCCCATGACTGTATCATAGGAGATAATGTGATTATTGCCAATGGTTGCGGTATTGCAGGACATGTTGAAATCGGAGACTTTACTGTAATGGGAGGTTTATCTGCCGTTCAGCAGTTTGGTAAGATCGGAAAACATACAATGATTTCAGGAGGGTCTTTAATTAGAAAAGATGTTCCACCTTATGTGAAAGTGGCAAGAGATCCAATTTCCTATGCTGGTATTAACTCAGTAGGTCTCAGAAGAAGAGGTTTTTCCAATGAGAAAATCTTTGAAATTCAAAAGATTTACAGAGCTATTTTCCAAATGAAGATGAACGTTTCTCAAGCATTGGCGTATATTGAAAAAGAAATGCTTCCTACAGCTGAAAGAGATGAAATTCTTCAGTTTATCCAAAACTCTCCAAGAGGTATTGTAAAAGGATACGGGACAGGAAAAGACAGCAACTAA